In Helianthus annuus cultivar XRQ/B chromosome 3, HanXRQr2.0-SUNRISE, whole genome shotgun sequence, a single window of DNA contains:
- the LOC110929995 gene encoding mediator of RNA polymerase II transcription subunit 15a isoform X1, whose translation MDKRPIHGDPAMEFRDWRAQLQRKRIINKIMDTLKKHLPFSGYERLQELKKIAERVEREIHTAATSQSEYSRKVCFMMLTMETRLKNPMLSNSAAITVNPSVPVDSTAQTDNPNNGDWQEEVYQKIKAMQKLYLLESDDWKAQLQDSSSLPSALPPGNDLQQPTLTNVAGQNINMQTIQNMSSVQQNQLIGQQYNYLVTQGHPLYQEQLQQLLQQRMLQQQRLRPTEGASVAVGDPTMESGDWRAQLQADIGERIMNKLLDTVKKHPPFPGHEGQQVLTKIAERIEEEIYFVATTRSDYLRKISLKMLIMVNTLHNPM comes from the exons ATGGACAAGAGACCTATTCACGGTGACCCCGCCATGGAATTTCGTGATTGGAGGGCTCAACTTCAACGGAAAAGGATAATAAACAAGAT AATGGATACCTTGAAAAAGCATCTTCCTTTCTCTGGATATGAGAGACTTCAGGAACTTAAGAAAATAGCTGAGAGGGTTGAACGGGAGATCCATACTGCTGCCACAAGCCAG TCTGAATATTCACGTAAGGTATGCTTCATGATGCTGACTATGGAGACTAGATTAAAGAATCCCATGCTGTCAAACTCTGCTGCTATTACGGTAAATCCCTCAGTGCCAGTAGATTCGACAGCTCAAACGGACAATCCAAACAACGGAGATTGGCAAGAAGAAGTTTACCAAAAG ATAAAAGCTATGCAAAAGCTGTATCTACTGGAATCTGATGATTGGAAGGCTCAATTGCAAGACTCTTCTAGTTTACCTTCTGCATTGCCACCTGGCAATGACTTACAACAACCCACCTTGACAAACGTTGCTGGTCAAAATATAAACATGCAGACCATTCAAAATATGTCTAGTGTTCAACAAAACCAGCTCATCGGACAACAATATAACTACCTTGTAACACAGGGCCACCCCCTGTACCAGGAGCAACTCCAGCAGCTCCTGCAACAGCGGATGCTGCAACAGCAGAGGTTGAGGCCTACTGAAGGTGCAAGTGTGGCTGTTGGGGACCCCACCATGGAATCTGGTGATTGGAGGGCTCAACTGCAAGCAGATATAGGGGAAAGGATCATGAACAAGTT ATTAGATACCGTGAAGAAGCATCCTCCATTCCCTGGACATGAGGGACAACAGGTTCTTACGAAAATAGCCGAGAGGATTGAAGAGGAGATTTATTTTGTTGCCACAACCCGG TCTGATTATTTACGGAAGATATCCTTGAAGATGCTAATTATGGTGAATACATTACATAATCCCATGTGA
- the LOC110929995 gene encoding mediator of RNA polymerase II transcription subunit 15a isoform X2, which translates to MDKRPIHGDPAMEFRDWRAQLQRKRIINKIMDTLKKHLPFSGYERLQELKKIAERVEREIHTAATSQSEYSRKVCFMMLTMETRLKNPMLSNSAAITIKAMQKLYLLESDDWKAQLQDSSSLPSALPPGNDLQQPTLTNVAGQNINMQTIQNMSSVQQNQLIGQQYNYLVTQGHPLYQEQLQQLLQQRMLQQQRLRPTEGASVAVGDPTMESGDWRAQLQADIGERIMNKLLDTVKKHPPFPGHEGQQVLTKIAERIEEEIYFVATTRSDYLRKISLKMLIMVNTLHNPM; encoded by the exons ATGGACAAGAGACCTATTCACGGTGACCCCGCCATGGAATTTCGTGATTGGAGGGCTCAACTTCAACGGAAAAGGATAATAAACAAGAT AATGGATACCTTGAAAAAGCATCTTCCTTTCTCTGGATATGAGAGACTTCAGGAACTTAAGAAAATAGCTGAGAGGGTTGAACGGGAGATCCATACTGCTGCCACAAGCCAG TCTGAATATTCACGTAAGGTATGCTTCATGATGCTGACTATGGAGACTAGATTAAAGAATCCCATGCTGTCAAACTCTGCTGCTATTACG ATAAAAGCTATGCAAAAGCTGTATCTACTGGAATCTGATGATTGGAAGGCTCAATTGCAAGACTCTTCTAGTTTACCTTCTGCATTGCCACCTGGCAATGACTTACAACAACCCACCTTGACAAACGTTGCTGGTCAAAATATAAACATGCAGACCATTCAAAATATGTCTAGTGTTCAACAAAACCAGCTCATCGGACAACAATATAACTACCTTGTAACACAGGGCCACCCCCTGTACCAGGAGCAACTCCAGCAGCTCCTGCAACAGCGGATGCTGCAACAGCAGAGGTTGAGGCCTACTGAAGGTGCAAGTGTGGCTGTTGGGGACCCCACCATGGAATCTGGTGATTGGAGGGCTCAACTGCAAGCAGATATAGGGGAAAGGATCATGAACAAGTT ATTAGATACCGTGAAGAAGCATCCTCCATTCCCTGGACATGAGGGACAACAGGTTCTTACGAAAATAGCCGAGAGGATTGAAGAGGAGATTTATTTTGTTGCCACAACCCGG TCTGATTATTTACGGAAGATATCCTTGAAGATGCTAATTATGGTGAATACATTACATAATCCCATGTGA
- the LOC118490524 gene encoding mediator of RNA polymerase II transcription subunit 15a-like, protein MDTSNRSLTEGASSAAGDTTMESNDWRAQLHPELRQLIVDKIADTFKSHAPSLGHSELMEQAVSFEKSNYIAATSQSEYIQQTSLKTAAQTSNPNSGDQKGATDGVDDPTLESGDWRAQLEADSRQIFVNKITETLKRCLPFAGDKELQDIAVWFEEKTYTVATSQSNYLRELSVKMLAIDPMQSKSDANSVNPWVLDLIQDWKEEVYQKIKAMKDLYLQDLNVMHQNSLSKLLQHDSRQQPDNEPLEILIR, encoded by the exons ATGGATACAAGTAACCGGAGTCTTACTGAGGGTGCAAGTAGTGCTGCTGGTGACACCACCATGGAATCAAATGATTGGAGGGCTCAACTGCATCCGGAGTTACGACAACTCATCGTCGACAAGAT AGCTGATACCTTTAAGAGTCATGCTCCATCCTTAGGACACAGCGAACTTATGGAACAAGCTGTGAGTTTTGAAAAGTCGAATTACATTGCTGCCACAAGCCAG TCTGAATATATACAGCAGACATCACTGAAGACAGCAGCTCAGACTAGCAATCCAAATAGTGGAGATCAAAAG GGTGCAACTGACGGTGTCGATGACCCTACCTTGGAATCTGGTGATTGGAGAGCTCAACTAGAAGCAGATTCACGACAAATCTTCGTGAACAAGAT AACGGAAACCTTGAAGAGGTGTCTTCCATTCGCCGGAGATAAGGAACTACAGGATATAGCTGTGTGGTTTGAAGAGAAGACTTATACCGTCGCCACAAGCCAA TCTAATTATTTACGGGAGTTATCCGTGAAGATGCTGGCTATAGACCCCATGCAATCGAAATCTGATGCCAACAGTGTAAACCCGTGGGTGTTAGATTTGATACAAGACTGGAAAGAGGAAGTGTATCAAAAG ATAAAAGCTATGAAAGACCTGTATCTACAAGATTTGAATGTCATGCACCAGAACTCTCTTTCCAAATTGCTACAG CATGATTCCCGTCAGCAGCCAGATAACGAGCCGCTTGAGATACTGATAAGATAA